The following coding sequences are from one Nilaparvata lugens isolate BPH chromosome 6, ASM1435652v1, whole genome shotgun sequence window:
- the LOC111055178 gene encoding UDP-galactose translocator: MTVDHTVTMNARKLRFLKVTSLVVLTLQNSILGLSMRYARTRPGELFLSSTAVLMSELTKLVLCLVFVFFEEEKNYERWLNKLHSIIIKQPMDTLKVCIPSFVYILQNNLLYVSASHLDAATYQVTYQLKILTTAVFAVVMLKRTLPLQQWVALIVLVLGIVLVQLASSSDSTSRSSDLEQNRLKGFAAALTACMLSGFAGIYFEMILKGSNISIWMRNVQLSLLSLPIGMITCFVSDYEKILSHGFFVGYDLFVIYLIYLQAIGGLVVAVVVKYADNILKGFATSLAIVLSSVGSIYLFDFSLSYQFILGSVLVMVSILLYNVSPSKKVQRPTSDVGKV; the protein is encoded by the coding sequence ATGACAGTTGATCATACAGTAACCATGAATGCCAGGAAGTTAAGATTTCTGAAAGTGACCAGCTTGGTTGTGCTGACTTTGCAAAACTCCATTCTGGGTCTGAGTATGCGTTACGCTCGAACTCGACCGGGAGAACTATTCCTCTCTTCTACCGCCGTTCTTATGTCAGAACTCACCAAACTTGTCCTTTGTCTTGTGTTCGTTTTCTTCGAAGAGGAGAAAAACTATGAACGCTGGCTGAATAAGTTACACAGCATCATTATCAAACAACCGATGGATACGCTCAAAGTTTGCATTCCGtcttttgtttatattttgcaGAACAATTTATTGTATGTATCCGCTTCACATTTGGACGCAGCTACTTATCAGGTTACTTATCAGTTGAAAATTTTGACAACGGCTGTATTCGCTGTGGTGATGCTTAAACGTACTCTACCCCTACAACAGTGGGTGGCTCTCATAGTGCTAGTGTTGGGCATAGTTCTAGTTCAACTAGCCAGCTCTTCTGATTCGACTTCTCGCAGTAGTGATTTGGAGCAGAATCGATTGAAGGGGTTCGCTGCCGCTCTTACAGCTTGCATGCTATCTGGCTTTGctggaatttattttgaaatgataCTCAAGGGTTCCAACATTTCAATTTGGATGAGAAACGTGCAGCTGAGTCTCCTTTCGTTGCCCATAGGAATGATAACGTGTTTTGTGAGTGACTATGAGAAAATACTGAGCCATGGCTTTTTCGTCGGCTATGACCTGTTTGTGATTTATCTAATCTACCTTCAAGCGATTGGAGGATTAGTGGTGGCAGTTGTCGTCAAGTACGCTGACAACATACTCAAAGGTTTCGCCACATCCTTGGCAATTGTCCTGTCAAGTGTCGGTTCCATCTATTTATTCGATTTCAGTCTATCTTATCAGTTCATTCTGGGCTCAGTCCTTGTCATGGTCTCTATTCTGCTGTATAATGTCAGTCCATCTAAGAAAGTGCAACGACCTACTAGTGACGTAGGCAAAGTTTAA